A segment of the Candidatus Andeanibacterium colombiense genome:
GTCGAAGCTGCTGAGCGACAATGCGTCGGGCAATCTTTCAGAGGAGCAGGTCAAGTTTGCGCGAACGATCGAATCCTCGGGCAACGACCTGTTGGCCCTGATCAACGACATCCTCGACCTTTCGAAAATCGAGGCCGGACATGTCGAGATCCGGCCCGAGCCGGTCGCGCTCCAGCGTCTGGCCGACGATGTCCGCCAGATGTTCCAGCCGATCGCCGAGGAACGCGGGCTGGACTTCACGATCGAGATCCATGACGCCTGCCCGGACACGATCGAGATCGACCGCCTCAGGCTCGAACAGATCCTCAAGAACCTGCTTTCGAACGCGTTCAAGTTCACTGCCGAGGGCAGCGTCGGCCTGGTTATCGCCTGCCATGAGGGCAGGGAGGTTTCGTTCGCGGTGCGTGACACCGGGATCGGGATTTCGCCGGATCAGCAGGCGAGCATCTTCGAGGCGTTCCACCAGGCGGATGCGACGATCAGCCGGCGCTTCGGCGGGACCGGCCTCGGCCTGTCGATCTCGCGCGAACTGACCCGCCTGCTCGGTGGCGCGATCGCGATCGAGAGCGCGCCCGGAGAAGGCAGCACGTTCACGCTTACCGTGCCGCAAGTGTACGATGCCGCGGCGGTCGCCCCGCGCGATAGACGCGCGGCGCCGGCCGCGGCCAGCTCCGCGGCGACGCAAGCGGCCGAGGCCAAGCCCCGGCGATCGCGCCGCGGGGTGGTGGCGGACGACCGTGCGGCGCTGCTGCCCGGGCGGCGGGTGCTGCTGATCATCGAGGACGATGCCGCGTTCGCGGCGATCGTATGCGACATTTCGCGCGAGCTGGATTTCCAGTGCATCGTCACCGACACGGCGGAGGAGGCATTAAGGCTGGCGAAGGAGCACAAGCCCAGCGCGATCGTGCTCGATCTCGGCCTGCCCGACCAGTCGGGCCTTACCGTGCTCGACCGGCTCAAGCACGATGCCGAGACGCGCCATATCCCGATCCATGTGATCTCGGCGGCGGACCAGAGCCAGACCGCGCTGTCGCTGGGCGCGGTCGGCTATCACATCAAGCCGGTGCGGCGGGACGAGCTCGAGGAAGTGCTCTCGGGCCTGCAGGCGATGCTGACCACCCGCATGCGCCGCGTGCTGATCGTGGAGGACGATCCGGTCCAGCGCGACGCGGTCGGCCGGCTGCTCGCATCCGGCGATGTCGAGACGGTCGGCGTCGGGACCGCGGCGGAATGCATCGAACAGCTGCGCCAGCAGACCTTCGACTGCATGGTGCTCGATTTGTCGCTGCCGGATGCGTCGGGATTTTCGCTGCTCGAAACCCTCAGTGCCGAGGGCAGCCACGGCTTCCCGCCGGTGATCGTCTATACCGGGCACGATCTTTCGGCCGATGACGAGCAGCAGCTGCGGCGTTATTCGAGTTCGATCATCATCAAGGGCGTGAAATCGCCGGAGCGGCTGCTGGACGAGGTTTCGCTGTTCCTCCACCAGGTGGTGTCCGACCTTCCGCCCGAACAGCGCGAGATGATCGAGAAGGCCCGCCATCGCGATGCCGCGCTGGAAGGCCGCCGGATCCTGATCGTCGAGGACGATGTGCGGAACGTTTATTCGCTCACCAGCGTACTCGAATCGCGCGGCGCGGTGGTCAAGATCGCACGCAACGGACAGGAGGCGATCGACGCGCTTGCCGCCTCCGCGGACGACGCGTCGGGCACGGTGGATATGGTGCTGATGGACGTGATGATGCCGGTGATGGACGGCCTGACCGCGACCCGCGAAATCCGCGGCGATCCGCACTGGGCCAAGCTCCCGATCGTGATGCTGACGGCCAAGGCGATGCCCGACGACCAGAAGCTCTGCATCGAAGCCGGGGCGAACGATTACATGGCCAAGCCGATCGACGTCGACAAATTGCTGTCCCTCGTGCGCGTGTGGATGCCGCGGTGAGGAGGCTTCGTGCAAGGCGAGATTGAGGACGTCGAACTGGAGCTGCTGCTCGAAGCGCTCTACCTGCGGTTCCATTACGACTTCCGCCATTACGCGCGGGCGTCGATCAAGCGGCGCCTGCTGCAGGCCCGCATCCAGCTGGGCTTCGCGACCGTGTCCGCGCTGCAGGAAGGCCTGCTGCACGATCCGTCGATGCTGCCGCGCCTGCTGAACTACCTCACCGTGCAGGTGAGCGAGATGTTCCGCGACCCGAGCTATTACCGGGCGCTGCGGGAGAAGGTGATCCCGCATCTGAAGACCTATCCCTCGCTCAAGGTCTGGGTCGCCGGGTGCAGCCACGGCGAGGAACTCTATTCGCTGTCGATCCTGTTCGAGGAGGAGGGCCTTGGAGACCGCACGATCTTCTACGCGACCGACATCAACCCGGATGCGCTGCGCGCGGCCCAGGCGGGAATCTACTCGCTCGACCTGATCAAGAAATACACCGAGAACCACCAGAAATCCGGCGCCCGCTCGTCGCTGTCGGATTACTACACCGCGGATTACGGCCATGCCGTGTTCGACAAGAGCCTGCGCCGGCACGTGGTCTTTTCCGATCACAGTCTGGTGACCGATGCGGTGTTCGCGGAGATGCATCTGATCTCGTGCCGCAACGTGCTGATCTATTTCGATCGCGATCTGCAGGATCAGGCGCTCGGCCTGTTTCGCGATTCGCTCGCCCGCAAGGGTTTTCTCGGCCTGGGTTCGAAGGAGAGCCTGCGCTTCTCCGCCCACGCCGACGCCTTCGCCGATTTCGTGCGCGAGGAAAAAATCTACCAGAGGATCGACCGGTGAAGCGCCAGGCTGTCTCCGCGGTGGCGATCGGCGCGTCGGCGGGCGCGGTGCAGACCCTGCTGAAGATCCTGCCGGCGCTTCCGGCCGGCTATCCGGTGCCGGTGTTCATCGTCGTGCATGTCCCGCCCGACCGTGAGAATGCGCTGGTCACGCTGTTCGCCGCGAAATGCCCGCTGCCGGTCAAGGAGGCGGAGGACAAGGAACACGCCGCGCCCGGCGTCATCTATTTCGCCCCGTCCGACTATCATTTGCTGGTCGAGGCCGACCGCTCGCTGGCGCTGGCGCTGGACGAGCAGGTGAACCATTCGCGCCCGGCGATCGACGTGCTGCTGGAAAGCGCCGCCGATACCTACCGCGCCGGGCTGGTCGGGATCGTGATGACCGGCGCCAACCACGACGGCGCGGCGGGGCTGCGCGCGGTTGCCGCGGCGGGCGGGATCGCGATCGTCGAGGATCCGGACACCGCCGAAACCTCGATCATGCCGGCCAGCGCGCTGGCGGCCTGTCCTTCGGCGCGCATTCTCGATATCGCCGGTATCAAATCCTTCCTCCTCAAGCTGGGCCAGCCGTAATGCCTATGAACGAGCCGGTCCCCTTCCTGCTGGTCGACGATCTCGACGAGAACCTCGTTGCGCTCGAAGCGCTGCTGCGCCGCGACGGGCTGGTGTGCCACAAGGCGCGCTCCGGCGAGGAGGCGCTGGAGTTGCTGCTCAAGGGCGATTTCGCGCTGGCGCTGCTCGACGTCCAGATGCCGGGCATGAACGGCTACGAGCTGGCCGAATTCATGCGCAGCAGCGAGCGGGCGCGCCACGTCCCGATCATCTTCCTGACCGCCGGCACCGCCGACGCGCAGCGCCGCTTCCGCGGTTATGAGGCGGGCGCGGTGGATTTCATCCAGAAGCCGGTCGAAGCGGACGTGCTGCGATCGAAGGCCGAAGTGTTCTTCGATCTCTACCGCCAGCGGCAGCAGATCATTTCGCAGCGCGACGAATTGGAGGGCCTGGCGCGCGCGCTGCGCACCTCGGATCGCCGGAAGAACGAATTCCTCGCGATGCTGGGGCACGAGCTGCGCAATCCGGTCGCGGCGCTGGGGGCGGGGCTCGATCTGCTGGCCCGCCGCAAGGACCCGGACCATGCGGAGGTTCTCCGCCAGGAAATGGGTCAGAACGTCCAGCATCTCGCCCGGCTGGTCGAAGACCTGATCGACATCGCGCGGATCGACCAGGGCAAGATCCTGCTCAAGAAGGAGCGGGTAAAGCTGCAGGAGGTGCTCGAATTTGCCGCACGCCTCGCTGCCCACGATATCGCCGCAGCGCGGCACGAACTGACGCTCGACATTACCGAAGAGCCGATCTGGCTCGATGCGGATTACGCCCGGGTTGCGCAGATCATCAACAATCTGCTCGGCAATGCGGTGAAATATTCGCCGCCCGGCCAGAAGATCGGATTGTCCGTGCGCTCCGCCGGAAGCTCGGTCGCGATCGAGGTGTCCGATACCGGGATCGGTATTCCGGAAGACCGGCAGGCCGAGATATTCGAGCTTTTCGCCCAGGTCGAAGGGGCGAACGGCAAGACCGAGGAAGGCCTCGGCATCGGGCTGGCGCTCGTCAGGCAGCTGGTCGAGCTGCACGGCGGGACGATCACGCTCAAGTCCAGCGCGCCCGGCAAGGGCAGCGTGTTCGAAGTCTGCCTGCCGACCAGTTCCTGAGGTCAGCCGGCCGCAAGCGCGCGCGCGGCGGCCCGCACCGCCAGCCAGAGCTCGCGTTCTTCCGCCGCGTCGGCCAGTGCGCGGTGGGCCGGCGGCTGGCCCGGTGGGCGGATCTCTATCCGCGCGAACAGCTCGGCGATCGTCGCCGCGAGGCGCTCTGGCGGGACGACCGGCGCGAGGATCGCCCGCGCGCATTCGTAATGGGCATCGTCGCTGTCGCGCAGCCGCAGCGTATGGCGCGGAAAGCCGGCGCTGCGCAGCAGATAGCTGAGCCACTTGCCGTCCCATGACGGGGCGCTGGCGAGCAGGTCGTGGCCGGCGAGGCACTCGACCATCGCCTGCGCCACCTCGGTGTGATCCACGCCTTCGGCAACGAGCGTCGCCCGGTCGATCCGGTGGATCGCCTCGGCCTCGCCGCTCCAGTCGGTCCAGCCCGGCGCCGGGCGGATCAGGAATGCGCGGCTGCGCCCGTCCTCGAACACCCAGGCGACCTCGATCGGGTAACTGCGCTTGCTCAGCGAGGATGCTTCGAAATCGAGGAAGGCCAGCATCAGACTGCAACGCTCCCGCGCCGGAGAAGTTCGCCGCACGGTGGAAATCCCCGGCCCCGTCTGGACAGGCCGCGCCGACGGTGGCTATCGGCGCGCGATGAGTGTCATCGCAACCATCATGAACAGCGCCACCGGGCGCCCGATCCAGAAGATGAGCTTCGGCCGCATGCCCAAGCCCTGGGCCAGCTTCAACCTTGAGACCGGCGAGCTGGTGACGGTCGACCGGATCAACGTGGGCAAGCCCGCGCCGGGCAAGTTCGTCGCCCCGGTCGAGATTTGGGTGACCCCGAAGGCCTGAAACATACCCGGCTGCATTCCCTGATGCCATAATCGGAACGCTCCCTGCCGAGTGTCTCCGTGTTGAAACACAGCCGCTCTAGCTCGCCCTCACAGTTTGCCGGCAACTTTCACTGCAGGCTTGCCCAGCTGGCTTCGGCCGCGGCGCGTGCGTGAACCAGGGCTTAGAGGCTGCCATCACCGAACCATCAGTGCCGCACAGGCAAAGTCCCGCTTTTTTCGAGCCGGGGCAAGGGGAAAGCCATGTATTCGAAATCGAAAGCCGCCATCCGTTTCACCGCCCTGCTCCTCGGCGGCGGTGCCATTTCCGGGCTCGCGCTGAGCGCGGCGCCGGCCTTCGCCCAAGCCGCCGAAGGGACCCTTGGCGGCACCGTAACCCAGGCGGGCAACGGCGCGCTGCTGGGCGGGGCAACCGTGCGGATCGTCGAAACCGGGCAAACCGCGGTGACCGACACGCAGGGCTCTTACCGTTTCGGCAATGTCGTGCCGGGCAGCTATACCGTCACCGTCGATTACCTCGGCTTCATGCCGCAGTCGGAGCAGGTGACGCTCGCGCCGGGGGCGGCGCTGCGCCACGATGCCGCGCTGGGCGAGGATAGCGGCGCGATCGTCGTCAGCGGGCAGCGCGCGGCGCAGGCCAGGGCGCTCAGCGTGCAGCGCGCGTCCGACAACACCCGCAACGTGGTCTCGGCCGACCAGGCCGGCCGCTTCCCCGATTTCAACGCGGCCGAGGCTTTGCGCCGCGTGCCGGGCGTCTCGGTCCAGCGCGAGGTCGATGCGGGCGAGGGCCGCTACATCTCGATCCGCGGGCTCGATAGCGGGCTGAACAACACGCAGATCAACGGCATGAACGCCGCCCAGCCCGAGAAGGAAAACCGCCGGGTTCCGCTCGACATGATCCAGACCAGCGCGCTCGCCTCGATCACGGTCCACAAGACCCTGCTGCCCGACCAGGAAGCCGACGGCATCGGCGGCGCGGTGGTGCTCGAGACCGCGACCGCGTTCGATTATCGCAAGCCGGTGATCGATCTGACGGTGAGCGGGTTCTACCACGATCTCGCGGGCAAGGTCGAACCGATGGTGCAGGGCACGCTCGCGACGAAGTTCGGCGACAACGACCAGTTCGGCATCCTCGTTTCGGGCGCCTGGTCCAAGCGCAAGACGCGCGGCTTCGTGTTCTACCAGGACGAGGATTACATGAGCTACGTGGAGGATGAACCCTCCAGCGGCGTGACCCCGTACCAGTACCATCAGACCCGCTACGACAATGACCGCGAGAACATCTCGGGCAACCTCGCGCTCAACTGGGCGCCGAGCGATGCGACCCAGTTCACCTTCAAGGGCAGCTACAACCGCCTGCACGACAAGGAATTGAGCCATGCGCTCTATTTCGAAGGCGGCACGGACGAATATGACGACGACGGCAATCTGATCCTGACCGAGCCCGGCACCGCCAACATCTTCAACCAGTACGAAGAGACGATCCTGACCCAGCAGAGCTACGTGCTGAGCGGGATCACCCACACCGGCGGGTTCACTTTCGAATACGGCGCCGGCTATTCGGCCGGCAAGCGCACCGAGCCGTTCGACAACGAGGTGGCCTTCACCAAGCAGCTCGAAAGCAATCTGTTCGATTACGATTTCTCCGGCAAATTCCCGGTACCGAACCTCACCGCGAACGACATCGCGGCGATCGCCGATCCGGACGGCTACGAGCTCGGCTATAACGACATCGACATCGACGATTCCAAGAACACCCGTTATTCCGCGCATCTCGACGTGACTTACGAGCCGTCGGGGTCCTGGCTGCAGATGATCAAGTTCGGCGCGAAGGCGGAACGCTCGCGCAAGATCCTGTTCGAAGGCAACGTTATGGATCTCAGCGGCCCGCTGACGCTGAACCAGTTCGGCACCGGCGAGCTGATCGACACCGGCGTCGTCGGCACGCCCTATGCGCCGTTCCTCTCGCTGAACCTTGATAATCTGATGGACTGGCGCAACTATTCGCAGCACCTCGTCGATACCAATTCCGACTTCGAGAACGGCTATGTCGAAGACGGCGCGATCCCGATCGACGGCGACAGCTACACCAGCGACGAAGACACCTATGCCGCCTATGCGATGGCCAAGGGCGCGTGGGACAAGCTCGAGGTGATCGGCGGCGCGCGGTTCGATTACACCAGGGTTTCCGCCGACAATTGGGAAGCGCTGGAGCTGGAAGGCGAAGATCCGGTCTTCACCAAGATCAAGAGCACGGCCAGCTACACCAACATCCTGCCGCGCCTGCAAGTCAATTATCGCGCGTCGGACAATTTCGTGGTGCGGGGTGCGTTCTACACCTCGATCGCGCGGCCCGAGCCGCTGTATATGTCGGGCGCGATCTCGATCGAGGAGGATGACGGCGAAGTCGACGTCGAGATGGGGAATCCCAACCTCAAGCCGTCTTATGCCTATAATTTCGATCTCAGCGTCGAGCGTTATTTCGGTTCGATCGGGCTGATTTCGGGCGGGGTCTATTACAAGAAGATCAAGCGCTTCATCTTCAGCGGCACCGCGCCGGAGACCGAAGGCGACCTTGAGCGGTTCGAGAACGATCCGCGCCTGGCCGGCAAGACGATCGACGACGTGGTTACCTATACCAACGGCAAGAACGCCGACATCTACGGCATCGAATTCAACCTGGTGAAGCAGTTCACCGAACTGCCGGGCGCGCTGGGGGGGCTTGGCATCTATGCCAATGCGACCTTCCAGCACAGCAAGGCGGACGCCGGGATCGAAGGGCTGCCCGACGGCGATTTCTTCAACGCGCCGAACACGATCTTCACCGGCGCGCTGACCTACCAGAAATACGGCATCGAAGGGACGTTGGCCTATAGCTGGCGCGACAAGCAGGCGGTGAGCTTCTCCAGCTACAACACCCGCATCGTCGAACAGGCCTATGGTTCGCTCGATGCGCAGCTGCGCTACACGGTGGTGCCGGGGGTGAAATTGTTCGTTAACGCGGTCGATGTGCTGAACAGCGGCAAGAAGCCGATCGTCGACCAGCGCTACGGCGAAGGCAGCCCCTATCTGCAGGGCGCGACCTACACTGGCCGCACGATGACCTTCGGCATCAACGCCTCGTTCTGACGCCATGTTCTCCAAGCAGCGCGCCGCCCTGGTCCGTGGGATAGTCCGCAACGACAAGGGCGGCGCGCGCCCCTATCGCCCGCGCAGCGACGCGCCGCCGGTGTCGCAGGTGATCGATCGGCGCGCGTTCCTGCTCGGCGCGGCGGGTGCGGCGGTCGGCACCGCATTGGGGCTCGGGGCGGAAGTGAAGGCCGCCGAACTGGGGGCGGAGGCCGGGCTCGATTACGCGAAGGACCAGGCGTTCGACTTCGCCGAGATCAAGCTGGAGGCGCGCGCCTACGACATGCTGCCCGAAGGCTACAAGCGCCAGGTGGTGATGCGCTGGGGCGATCCGATGTTCGACGACGAACCCGATTTCGATTTCAAGAAGCAGTCGGCCCGCGGCGCCCGCCGACGGTTCGGCTACAACAACGATTACACCGCCTTCATGCCGCTGCCGCATGGCAGCCGGTCGTCAGAACGCGGGCTGCTGGCGGTGAACCACGAATATCCGATCCCGCAGCTGATGTTCGCCGGGCTGGCGGGGAACCGGGTGGCGGAAGACATCACCCGCGAGCAGGTCGATATCAGCATCGCCTCATGCGGCCATTCGGTGGTCGAAGTGCGCCGCACCGGCGATGTGTGGGAAGTGGAGCGGGGCAGCCCCTATAATCGCAGGATCACCGCCGACACTCCGATGCGGATCGGCGGCCCGGCCGCGGGCCATCCGAAATTGCGCACCAGCGCCGACCCGACCGGCC
Coding sequences within it:
- a CDS encoding hybrid sensor histidine kinase/response regulator, giving the protein MPMNEPVPFLLVDDLDENLVALEALLRRDGLVCHKARSGEEALELLLKGDFALALLDVQMPGMNGYELAEFMRSSERARHVPIIFLTAGTADAQRRFRGYEAGAVDFIQKPVEADVLRSKAEVFFDLYRQRQQIISQRDELEGLARALRTSDRRKNEFLAMLGHELRNPVAALGAGLDLLARRKDPDHAEVLRQEMGQNVQHLARLVEDLIDIARIDQGKILLKKERVKLQEVLEFAARLAAHDIAAARHELTLDITEEPIWLDADYARVAQIINNLLGNAVKYSPPGQKIGLSVRSAGSSVAIEVSDTGIGIPEDRQAEIFELFAQVEGANGKTEEGLGIGLALVRQLVELHGGTITLKSSAPGKGSVFEVCLPTSS
- a CDS encoding chemotaxis protein CheB: MKRQAVSAVAIGASAGAVQTLLKILPALPAGYPVPVFIVVHVPPDRENALVTLFAAKCPLPVKEAEDKEHAAPGVIYFAPSDYHLLVEADRSLALALDEQVNHSRPAIDVLLESAADTYRAGLVGIVMTGANHDGAAGLRAVAAAGGIAIVEDPDTAETSIMPASALAACPSARILDIAGIKSFLLKLGQP
- a CDS encoding protein-glutamate O-methyltransferase CheR — protein: MQGEIEDVELELLLEALYLRFHYDFRHYARASIKRRLLQARIQLGFATVSALQEGLLHDPSMLPRLLNYLTVQVSEMFRDPSYYRALREKVIPHLKTYPSLKVWVAGCSHGEELYSLSILFEEEGLGDRTIFYATDINPDALRAAQAGIYSLDLIKKYTENHQKSGARSSLSDYYTADYGHAVFDKSLRRHVVFSDHSLVTDAVFAEMHLISCRNVLIYFDRDLQDQALGLFRDSLARKGFLGLGSKESLRFSAHADAFADFVREEKIYQRIDR
- a CDS encoding TonB-dependent receptor, whose translation is MYSKSKAAIRFTALLLGGGAISGLALSAAPAFAQAAEGTLGGTVTQAGNGALLGGATVRIVETGQTAVTDTQGSYRFGNVVPGSYTVTVDYLGFMPQSEQVTLAPGAALRHDAALGEDSGAIVVSGQRAAQARALSVQRASDNTRNVVSADQAGRFPDFNAAEALRRVPGVSVQREVDAGEGRYISIRGLDSGLNNTQINGMNAAQPEKENRRVPLDMIQTSALASITVHKTLLPDQEADGIGGAVVLETATAFDYRKPVIDLTVSGFYHDLAGKVEPMVQGTLATKFGDNDQFGILVSGAWSKRKTRGFVFYQDEDYMSYVEDEPSSGVTPYQYHQTRYDNDRENISGNLALNWAPSDATQFTFKGSYNRLHDKELSHALYFEGGTDEYDDDGNLILTEPGTANIFNQYEETILTQQSYVLSGITHTGGFTFEYGAGYSAGKRTEPFDNEVAFTKQLESNLFDYDFSGKFPVPNLTANDIAAIADPDGYELGYNDIDIDDSKNTRYSAHLDVTYEPSGSWLQMIKFGAKAERSRKILFEGNVMDLSGPLTLNQFGTGELIDTGVVGTPYAPFLSLNLDNLMDWRNYSQHLVDTNSDFENGYVEDGAIPIDGDSYTSDEDTYAAYAMAKGAWDKLEVIGGARFDYTRVSADNWEALELEGEDPVFTKIKSTASYTNILPRLQVNYRASDNFVVRGAFYTSIARPEPLYMSGAISIEEDDGEVDVEMGNPNLKPSYAYNFDLSVERYFGSIGLISGGVYYKKIKRFIFSGTAPETEGDLERFENDPRLAGKTIDDVVTYTNGKNADIYGIEFNLVKQFTELPGALGGLGIYANATFQHSKADAGIEGLPDGDFFNAPNTIFTGALTYQKYGIEGTLAYSWRDKQAVSFSSYNTRIVEQAYGSLDAQLRYTVVPGVKLFVNAVDVLNSGKKPIVDQRYGEGSPYLQGATYTGRTMTFGINASF
- a CDS encoding response regulator — translated: MKKSKFLAVSHSRSDAGLIAGLIFGLLFFAVSAAVSYVNVQRLRENDQSIRHTHSVLIALEELLSTAQDAETGQRGYLLTGTGKYLEPYKTAIEALPDRLNTVAELTRDNPVQQGNLAPLRRHVDAKLEELRETIEARESKGEAAALAIVASDRGKTEMDAIRAQLDVMAREEMRLRQIRLDDMAQSSRAAVTNGIVAGLLGIALTIAIFILLRRNGRAQARQAWLQSGQVGLAAAMRGDKTVERLGEDILAFLSQKTGFQGGALFKGEAGQFKRVATLGIPPDADVPKAFALNEGLLGQVAAEGLPIVLNDIPQGYLTIGSAFGRDKPRHLAIVATKADEIVNAVMELGFFEPIDPLVLEFLEQVSPAIGIALRSARFRVRLQDALEETQRQAEELQTQSEELRVSNEELEEQGRALKESQVRLEQQQVELEQTNSQLEEQAQALENQRDELERAGSTLQLRARELEQASQYKSDFLANMSHELRTPLNSLLILSKLLSDNASGNLSEEQVKFARTIESSGNDLLALINDILDLSKIEAGHVEIRPEPVALQRLADDVRQMFQPIAEERGLDFTIEIHDACPDTIEIDRLRLEQILKNLLSNAFKFTAEGSVGLVIACHEGREVSFAVRDTGIGISPDQQASIFEAFHQADATISRRFGGTGLGLSISRELTRLLGGAIAIESAPGEGSTFTLTVPQVYDAAAVAPRDRRAAPAAASSAATQAAEAKPRRSRRGVVADDRAALLPGRRVLLIIEDDAAFAAIVCDISRELDFQCIVTDTAEEALRLAKEHKPSAIVLDLGLPDQSGLTVLDRLKHDAETRHIPIHVISAADQSQTALSLGAVGYHIKPVRRDELEEVLSGLQAMLTTRMRRVLIVEDDPVQRDAVGRLLASGDVETVGVGTAAECIEQLRQQTFDCMVLDLSLPDASGFSLLETLSAEGSHGFPPVIVYTGHDLSADDEQQLRRYSSSIIIKGVKSPERLLDEVSLFLHQVVSDLPPEQREMIEKARHRDAALEGRRILIVEDDVRNVYSLTSVLESRGAVVKIARNGQEAIDALAASADDASGTVDMVLMDVMMPVMDGLTATREIRGDPHWAKLPIVMLTAKAMPDDQKLCIEAGANDYMAKPIDVDKLLSLVRVWMPR
- a CDS encoding transcriptional regulator produces the protein MLAFLDFEASSLSKRSYPIEVAWVFEDGRSRAFLIRPAPGWTDWSGEAEAIHRIDRATLVAEGVDHTEVAQAMVECLAGHDLLASAPSWDGKWLSYLLRSAGFPRHTLRLRDSDDAHYECARAILAPVVPPERLAATIAELFARIEIRPPGQPPAHRALADAAEERELWLAVRAAARALAAG